Proteins from one Chroococcidiopsis sp. CCMEE 29 genomic window:
- the der gene encoding ribosome biogenesis GTPase Der — MSLPIVAVIGRPNVGKSTFVNRLAGAQEAIVHDEPGVTRDRTYLPAFWRDREFLVVDTGGLVFNDDTEFLPLIREQAMAALSEASAAIFVVDGQTGPIPADEEIAEWLRQQTVPVLLAVNKCESPEQGLVQATQFWELGLGEPFPISAIHGSGTGELLDQLIEYLPAVEELPETNEIKVAIVGRPNVGKSSLLNAFVGENRAIVSPISGTTRDTIDTIIQRDGQTFRLIDTAGIRKKKNVEYGPEFFGINRAFKAIRRADVVLLVIDAIDGVTEQDQKLVGRIVEEGRACIIVVNKWDAIEKDSYTIYEYEKHLKERLHFIEWAETIFVSAMTGQRVEKILELVNKAAEAHKRRVSTAVINEVLEEALRWHSPPTTRQGRQGKIYYGTQVSTQPPAIALFVNDAKRFNDNYRRYIERQFRQQLGFPGTPIRLFWRSKKVRDVESSSSNRATRV; from the coding sequence ATGTCTCTTCCTATTGTTGCTGTTATCGGTCGCCCAAATGTGGGCAAATCAACATTTGTCAATCGCTTGGCTGGCGCACAGGAAGCGATTGTACATGATGAACCGGGTGTGACGCGCGATCGCACGTATCTTCCTGCTTTCTGGCGCGATCGCGAGTTTCTAGTAGTCGATACCGGGGGATTAGTATTTAATGATGACACGGAATTTTTACCATTAATTCGCGAACAGGCAATGGCAGCGCTCTCAGAAGCGAGTGCAGCAATTTTTGTGGTCGACGGTCAAACTGGACCAATACCAGCAGATGAAGAGATCGCCGAGTGGTTGCGTCAACAAACCGTACCCGTACTGCTAGCTGTGAATAAATGTGAATCCCCAGAACAAGGCTTAGTTCAGGCAACACAATTTTGGGAACTCGGATTGGGCGAACCTTTCCCAATTTCTGCGATTCATGGTAGTGGCACTGGTGAGTTGCTAGACCAGCTGATTGAATACTTACCAGCGGTAGAAGAACTCCCAGAAACAAATGAAATCAAAGTGGCGATCGTGGGTCGCCCAAACGTGGGCAAGTCTAGCTTGTTAAACGCTTTTGTAGGGGAAAATCGGGCGATCGTCAGCCCCATCTCCGGCACTACCCGTGACACGATTGATACTATCATTCAACGGGACGGACAAACCTTTCGCTTGATTGACACAGCAGGAATTCGGAAAAAGAAGAATGTAGAGTACGGACCAGAATTTTTTGGGATTAACCGTGCTTTTAAAGCAATCCGACGCGCCGATGTAGTTTTACTCGTAATTGATGCGATCGATGGAGTCACCGAGCAAGACCAAAAATTAGTCGGGCGAATTGTCGAAGAAGGGCGAGCTTGCATCATTGTAGTCAACAAGTGGGATGCGATAGAAAAAGACTCTTACACAATTTACGAATACGAAAAACATCTCAAGGAACGGCTACATTTTATTGAGTGGGCAGAAACAATCTTTGTCAGTGCCATGACCGGACAGCGGGTGGAAAAGATTTTAGAGTTGGTTAACAAAGCAGCTGAAGCACATAAACGGCGAGTCAGCACCGCTGTGATTAATGAAGTGCTAGAAGAGGCACTTAGGTGGCATTCTCCGCCAACCACTCGCCAAGGACGGCAGGGAAAAATTTACTACGGCACCCAAGTTAGCACCCAACCCCCCGCGATCGCTCTGTTTGTCAATGATGCTAAACGCTTTAACGATAACTATCGACGCTACATTGAGCGACAATTCCGTCAACAACTAGGCTTTCCTGGCACTCCAATTCGGTTATTTTGGCGGAGTAAAAAAGTCCGTGATGTAGAAAGTAGCAGTTCTAACCGAGCTACCCGCGTCTAG
- the proC gene encoding pyrroline-5-carboxylate reductase — translation MSGKIGIIGGGVMGEALLSRLIAQQIYQPSEVIVSEPQPQRRSFLEQEYGVQVTGENRGVVVDTTVILLAIKPQVFEAIAAELADVVATLPGKTPPLIISILAGVPLSKLEAAFPLLPAIRAMPNTPATVGVGITAIAAGKHASDSHKQTAQQLFSAVGQVVEVPETLLDAVTGLSGSGPAYVAIMVEALSDGGVAAGLPRAIATQLAMQTVRGTVQLLQETGIHPAELKDRVTSPGGTTIAGVAALESAGFRSALIQAVQAAAKRSGELGK, via the coding sequence TTGTCTGGCAAGATTGGCATTATTGGTGGCGGGGTAATGGGAGAAGCGCTCTTATCCCGCTTAATTGCTCAACAGATTTACCAACCATCAGAAGTCATAGTCAGCGAACCCCAGCCTCAACGGCGAAGTTTTTTAGAACAGGAATATGGCGTGCAGGTGACGGGAGAAAATCGGGGCGTGGTGGTAGACACGACGGTAATTTTATTGGCAATTAAACCACAAGTGTTTGAGGCGATCGCAGCCGAATTAGCCGATGTTGTCGCTACCCTGCCCGGAAAAACACCGCCACTAATTATTTCTATCTTGGCGGGTGTGCCTTTGAGTAAACTAGAGGCAGCTTTTCCGCTTTTGCCTGCGATTCGGGCAATGCCTAATACCCCAGCAACAGTAGGAGTAGGAATAACAGCGATCGCTGCTGGTAAGCACGCTAGCGACAGTCACAAACAAACAGCGCAGCAACTATTTTCTGCTGTGGGGCAAGTAGTCGAAGTTCCAGAGACACTGCTAGATGCAGTGACAGGGTTATCCGGTTCGGGACCAGCATATGTAGCGATAATGGTAGAAGCGCTATCTGATGGAGGTGTGGCAGCTGGATTACCCAGGGCGATCGCTACCCAACTGGCAATGCAAACAGTACGGGGGACAGTTCAGCTGTTGCAGGAAACAGGAATACATCCAGCTGAATTGAAAGACCGCGTTACCAGTCCAGGTGGTACCACCATCGCTGGAGTAGCCGCGCTAGAAAGTGCTGGATTTCGCTCGGCTTTGATTCAAGCAGTACAAGCAGCGGCAAAGCGATCGGGGGAGTTAGGAAAATAG
- a CDS encoding NAD(P)/FAD-dependent oxidoreductase, translated as MKNSVDVLIIGAGHNGLVAALLLARKGLDVLVVEEKNVIGGACRTEQPFQTAPNLRISTGAYLLGLMPPELLRILDINIPLIRRDPHYFLPTTDSRYLLFGSNMEEMQRQFTSFFSEADWKANQALQDELTQLREDIAPTWLEEPLSIEETAEKYVRSPLRSVFTNLCRQPVGEYLNRFDFQSNLLKAMYAVTDGFTGLFGTWETPGTGMNFLVHNMCRLPGSDGTWMMVKGGMGTVTSRLAEAALKTGTQIETGCGVQQILLNQGVVQGVVLHDGTEVKAKLVVVNADPFRMRKLVGAENLTPEYNQRLDRYQRDGTTFKLNMCLKGLPQFTCLSENRGQYGTTIHLLPDESEVMSTLNSAFADVQAGRLPEFPAIEWYIHTTLDPSMQDTEGNHNSALFVQWVPYELQGTTWEAQEERYVKHLLSICDRFAPGTSQLVQEVFALHPQKLEQHFGLTRGHIHHVDNSFGFGDRLPYATPIQGLYSASAACHPAGSVIGAAGHNAAMRVMKDMG; from the coding sequence ATGAAAAACTCTGTAGATGTTCTGATTATTGGTGCTGGTCACAATGGTTTGGTAGCAGCATTGCTGTTGGCACGCAAAGGACTCGACGTTCTGGTGGTTGAGGAAAAAAATGTCATTGGTGGTGCGTGTCGCACTGAACAGCCATTTCAGACAGCACCTAACCTCAGAATCTCTACAGGTGCTTATCTGCTGGGATTAATGCCGCCAGAGTTGCTGCGGATTCTAGACATAAATATTCCCCTGATTCGGCGCGATCCACACTATTTTTTGCCGACGACGGATAGCCGTTACCTATTGTTTGGTTCAAACATGGAGGAGATGCAGCGGCAGTTTACATCATTTTTCTCGGAGGCTGACTGGAAGGCTAACCAAGCATTGCAAGATGAACTCACCCAGTTGCGCGAGGATATTGCACCTACTTGGTTGGAGGAGCCACTCTCGATAGAGGAAACAGCAGAGAAATATGTGCGATCACCTCTGCGTTCTGTATTTACTAATCTTTGCCGTCAGCCGGTTGGGGAATATCTCAACCGCTTTGATTTCCAAAGCAATCTACTCAAGGCAATGTATGCTGTCACAGATGGGTTTACTGGCCTATTTGGTACTTGGGAAACTCCTGGCACAGGGATGAATTTCCTCGTCCATAATATGTGTCGGCTACCAGGGAGTGACGGCACTTGGATGATGGTTAAAGGTGGTATGGGTACAGTTACCAGTCGCCTGGCTGAGGCTGCACTAAAAACTGGGACGCAGATTGAGACCGGATGTGGTGTACAGCAAATCCTACTCAATCAAGGTGTGGTTCAAGGTGTGGTGTTGCACGATGGAACGGAAGTTAAGGCTAAGCTAGTTGTTGTCAATGCCGATCCATTCCGGATGCGTAAGTTAGTAGGGGCTGAGAATTTAACACCAGAATACAACCAGCGGCTCGACCGCTATCAGAGGGATGGTACAACTTTCAAGCTGAATATGTGTCTCAAGGGGCTACCGCAGTTCACTTGTTTATCAGAAAACCGAGGACAATACGGCACGACCATTCACCTCCTACCAGATGAGTCAGAGGTGATGTCAACTCTCAATAGTGCTTTTGCTGATGTGCAAGCGGGGCGACTACCAGAGTTTCCGGCAATTGAGTGGTACATTCATACAACACTCGATCCTTCCATGCAGGATACGGAAGGTAACCACAATTCAGCACTGTTTGTTCAGTGGGTTCCTTACGAGTTGCAAGGGACAACGTGGGAAGCCCAAGAGGAGCGCTATGTCAAGCATTTACTGTCGATATGCGATCGCTTTGCTCCTGGTACGTCGCAGTTAGTCCAAGAAGTATTCGCGCTGCATCCGCAAAAGCTGGAACAACACTTTGGTTTAACGCGGGGTCATATTCATCATGTTGACAACTCGTTTGGGTTTGGCGATCGCTTGCCCTACGCTACACCTATCCAGGGATTATATTCTGCCAGCGCTGCTTGTCACCCAGCTGGTTCTGTAATTGGGGCGGCGGGACACAACGCGGCGATGCGAGTGATGAAGGATATGGGATGA
- a CDS encoding energy-coupling factor transporter transmembrane protein EcfT: MDLLRSLPMGLYLEQPITWMHRLDPRVKLAWLMSFLAAPIMANSISRIVLAVLLILLTLAAAIPLRVWRQQMGWLLMLSFFILILAAISPDGMGVNHQPRLPTTNNSELLVLSEQFNSNTTQNSRTLPAPNPSGYQYILFQRGPVTVTRRSLQLGINLSTSIFILIYSTNLYLLTTAPEEITAGIESLMLPLRRLKWPVTEIALTLTLSLRFIPLVLEEVQNLIRSVRTRAINWKKLGLKGAVRVWMTVAERLLENLLLRADQMANAMMVRGFTSPNEHRVQWHQLRLKINDWIALASLIGFWVVRLVWGTES; this comes from the coding sequence ATGGATTTACTGCGATCGCTGCCAATGGGGCTTTACCTGGAACAACCGATTACTTGGATGCATCGGCTTGATCCTAGAGTGAAGCTTGCCTGGTTGATGAGCTTTTTGGCAGCCCCAATTATGGCAAATTCCATCTCTCGTATTGTCTTGGCGGTACTGCTAATTCTTTTGACCTTAGCAGCTGCCATTCCATTGCGAGTATGGCGGCAGCAAATGGGTTGGCTGTTGATGCTATCGTTTTTTATTCTGATCCTGGCAGCTATTAGCCCAGATGGAATGGGTGTTAACCATCAGCCACGTCTGCCAACTACCAATAATTCTGAATTGTTAGTCCTAAGCGAGCAATTCAATTCAAACACTACTCAGAATTCCCGCACTCTTCCTGCCCCCAATCCTTCAGGCTACCAATACATATTGTTTCAACGAGGACCTGTTACAGTTACTCGTCGCTCTCTACAGCTAGGAATAAACCTAAGTACCAGCATATTCATCCTGATTTACAGCACCAACCTCTATCTACTCACAACTGCACCAGAAGAAATTACGGCTGGAATTGAGAGCCTAATGCTACCCTTGCGACGGTTAAAGTGGCCTGTTACAGAAATTGCTCTGACTTTAACTTTGTCATTGCGGTTTATTCCTCTAGTTTTAGAAGAAGTTCAGAATCTTATTCGCTCAGTACGGACACGAGCAATTAACTGGAAGAAACTCGGTTTGAAGGGCGCAGTGCGGGTCTGGATGACCGTAGCAGAGCGATTATTAGAAAATCTCCTGTTGCGAGCAGACCAAATGGCGAATGCAATGATGGTGCGGGGTTTTACCAGTCCAAATGAGCATCGAGTTCAGTGGCACCAGTTGCGTCTGAAAATCAACGACTGGATAGCTTTGGCAAGTTTGATAGGGTTTTGGGTAGTGCGGCTGGTATGGGGAACTGAGTCTTGA
- the pipX gene encoding transcriptional coactivator PipX: protein MSAENYLNHPTFGLLFRICFLEEHQELFTTLYAQRVFFLVTTEATGIKFEPIGRSEARLMLENRLRMLRRTGQHQEYDQLQKILQSTFQ, encoded by the coding sequence ATGAGTGCAGAAAATTACTTAAATCACCCAACGTTTGGTTTGTTATTCCGAATTTGTTTTTTGGAGGAACACCAAGAACTATTCACCACCCTCTACGCCCAGCGGGTATTCTTCTTGGTTACAACTGAAGCTACAGGGATTAAATTTGAGCCGATTGGTCGTTCTGAGGCTCGGCTAATGCTGGAGAATCGCTTACGTATGCTCCGTCGCACTGGTCAACATCAAGAGTACGATCAACTTCAGAAGATTCTGCAAAGCACTTTCCAATGA
- a CDS encoding cell division protein SepF — translation MNNIFSKLRDFVGLNDPVEYDYEYEEDGDGDGYRNVYQQEAPQSAPEEDNRQRRRVRERITIATDTGMGSTMNNVIGMPGPNNGTYEVIVMEPRSFEEMPQAIQALRERKSVVLNLTMMEPDQAQRAVDFVAGGTYAMDGHQERVGESIFLFTPICVQVTTQSGNVHEAPQTQVRTQRLTAPPAAWAPETTRIAQSV, via the coding sequence GTGAACAATATTTTTTCCAAGCTCCGAGATTTTGTTGGTTTGAACGATCCAGTAGAGTATGACTACGAGTACGAAGAGGATGGGGATGGGGATGGGTATAGAAATGTGTACCAGCAAGAAGCTCCCCAGTCAGCACCAGAAGAAGACAATCGCCAGCGTCGTCGAGTAAGAGAAAGAATAACCATTGCAACAGATACAGGAATGGGATCAACGATGAATAACGTGATCGGTATGCCCGGACCCAATAATGGTACTTACGAAGTAATAGTCATGGAGCCGCGCTCCTTTGAAGAAATGCCTCAAGCAATTCAAGCATTGCGGGAGCGCAAGTCAGTAGTGCTAAACCTGACGATGATGGAGCCAGATCAGGCACAGCGAGCGGTAGATTTTGTTGCGGGTGGTACCTACGCGATGGATGGTCACCAAGAGCGAGTTGGAGAAAGTATCTTTCTATTTACTCCAATCTGTGTTCAAGTCACTACGCAGTCTGGCAATGTGCATGAGGCACCGCAAACTCAAGTGCGTACTCAACGGTTGACTGCTCCTCCTGCGGCTTGGGCACCGGAAACTACTCGGATAGCTCAGTCGGTTTAA
- a CDS encoding RNA helicase: MNVPQLLPEIDPKSIFPFDLDEFQKSAIAALNAGRSVVVCAPTGSGKTLIGEYAIYRALARGRRVFYTTPLKALSNQKLRDFRDQFGVDQVGLLTGDASINREAPILVMTTEIFRNMLYGTPIGEVGTSLVGVEAVVLDECHYMNDRQRGTVWEESIIYCPTEIQLVALSATIANSDQLTDWINQVHGPTQLIYSNFRPVPLEFYFGNPKGVFPLLDKNTGKLNPRLKPKRGSSDRKSGPRPEAPSLIDTLSHLYSRDMLPAIYFIFSRRGCDKAVEELGTLSLVNEAEAEQLRRQIDEFLRRHPEAGRSGQVGPLYRGIAAHHAGILPAWKGLVEELFQQGLIKVVFATETLAAGINMPARTTVISTLSKRTDLGHRLLTASEFLQMAGRAGRRGMDELGYVVTLQTPFEGAKEAAYLATAEPDPLVSQFTPSYGMVLNLLQTHTLEEARELIERSFGQYLATLHLKPQYEDVAELEAQLEQLQEQLQYVDMRQMESYEKLRQRLKVERQLLKTLQEQAQEARTEQLGLTINFAMSGTLLSLRGKHVATASPIPVVLVAKTPGSGQSPYLVCLGSDNRWYVVTTTDVVDLYAELPRLDISSDLLPPVEMPLKPGQTRRGDAETAAIAQAIPDPAALHIAPEVLAQQARINAVEAQLESHPLRQLGNPANIFKRQKRSIQLEAEIAERQAELNRHSHRHWEEFLHLIEILQRFGCLDELLPTPLGQIAAAVRGDNELWLGLALASSEFDNLDPHHLAAAVAAIVTETPRPDSWVRYTLSAQVEEALAGLRSTRRQLFQLQRRYNVAFPIWLEYDLVALIEQWALGVEWSDLCANTSLDEGDVVRLLRRTLDLLSQVPHIPHLAEPLKRNAHRATQLLDRFPVNEVVE; encoded by the coding sequence GTGAACGTTCCCCAACTGCTTCCAGAAATTGATCCGAAGAGTATATTTCCATTTGACCTGGATGAGTTCCAGAAGTCGGCGATCGCTGCCCTGAATGCTGGTCGCTCAGTTGTTGTTTGTGCGCCGACCGGTTCCGGTAAAACTTTAATCGGAGAATATGCCATTTATCGCGCTCTGGCACGGGGACGGCGCGTGTTTTATACCACTCCCCTCAAAGCACTCTCGAATCAAAAACTCCGAGACTTTCGCGATCAGTTTGGGGTCGATCAAGTCGGTCTTTTAACGGGCGATGCCTCAATTAACCGGGAAGCACCAATCCTGGTGATGACTACAGAAATTTTCCGGAATATGCTTTACGGCACACCGATTGGCGAAGTTGGTACTTCTCTCGTTGGTGTAGAGGCTGTAGTGTTGGATGAGTGCCACTACATGAACGACCGGCAACGCGGTACGGTTTGGGAAGAATCAATCATCTACTGTCCAACTGAAATTCAGCTAGTGGCTCTTTCTGCAACTATTGCCAACAGTGACCAGCTAACCGACTGGATTAATCAGGTTCATGGTCCAACTCAACTAATTTACTCCAACTTTCGTCCCGTACCTTTGGAATTTTACTTTGGTAATCCCAAAGGGGTATTTCCCCTACTAGACAAAAATACCGGCAAACTTAATCCCCGGCTCAAACCAAAGCGAGGTAGTAGCGATCGCAAGAGCGGCCCTAGACCAGAGGCCCCGAGTTTAATCGATACTCTGTCGCATCTGTACTCTAGAGACATGCTACCAGCGATTTACTTTATCTTCAGCCGTAGGGGTTGTGATAAAGCAGTAGAAGAGCTGGGAACTCTATCGCTAGTCAATGAAGCAGAGGCAGAACAGCTACGGCGGCAAATTGACGAATTTTTGCGGCGGCATCCAGAAGCAGGTCGTTCTGGACAGGTTGGACCTTTGTACCGGGGCATTGCTGCTCACCATGCAGGGATATTACCAGCCTGGAAGGGTTTGGTGGAGGAACTATTTCAGCAAGGACTGATTAAAGTAGTGTTTGCCACAGAGACCTTGGCAGCAGGGATTAATATGCCTGCCAGGACAACAGTGATTTCCACCCTTTCTAAGCGTACCGACCTTGGGCATCGACTACTCACTGCTTCGGAGTTTTTGCAGATGGCAGGACGTGCTGGTCGTCGAGGCATGGATGAACTCGGCTATGTCGTGACGCTGCAAACGCCCTTTGAAGGTGCGAAAGAAGCTGCTTATCTAGCAACAGCTGAACCAGACCCACTGGTGAGCCAGTTTACGCCTAGTTATGGCATGGTATTAAATCTGCTGCAAACCCACACTTTAGAAGAAGCTAGGGAACTGATTGAACGAAGCTTTGGGCAGTATCTAGCGACGCTACATTTGAAGCCGCAGTATGAAGATGTAGCGGAACTTGAAGCACAACTAGAGCAACTTCAGGAACAGCTGCAATATGTTGACATGAGGCAGATGGAAAGCTATGAGAAATTACGGCAACGCCTTAAAGTTGAACGCCAGCTGTTGAAGACGCTGCAAGAGCAAGCTCAGGAAGCGCGGACTGAACAATTGGGATTGACTATTAACTTTGCGATGTCGGGAACCCTGCTGAGCCTGCGGGGTAAACATGTGGCAACGGCTTCACCGATACCAGTTGTATTGGTCGCTAAAACACCTGGCTCGGGGCAATCGCCATACTTAGTTTGTTTGGGGAGTGATAACCGCTGGTACGTTGTCACGACAACGGATGTAGTAGATTTGTATGCGGAATTGCCGCGCCTGGATATTTCCAGTGACCTCCTACCACCCGTTGAAATGCCCCTGAAGCCTGGGCAGACGCGTCGCGGTGATGCAGAAACAGCAGCGATCGCCCAAGCAATTCCAGATCCAGCAGCACTGCACATAGCACCAGAAGTCTTAGCACAACAGGCGCGGATCAATGCTGTAGAAGCCCAATTGGAGTCTCATCCCCTACGGCAGTTGGGCAATCCAGCTAACATCTTCAAACGCCAAAAAAGAAGTATACAGCTAGAAGCAGAAATAGCAGAACGGCAGGCAGAGTTGAACCGTCACTCCCACCGCCATTGGGAGGAATTTCTACACCTAATAGAGATTTTGCAGCGATTTGGTTGTTTAGACGAACTGCTTCCTACACCCTTAGGACAAATTGCGGCAGCAGTTCGGGGAGATAATGAATTGTGGCTGGGTTTAGCTCTAGCAAGTAGCGAGTTTGACAACCTAGATCCACATCACCTAGCAGCGGCTGTTGCTGCCATAGTTACAGAGACTCCGCGTCCAGATAGCTGGGTTCGCTACACGTTGTCTGCTCAAGTAGAGGAAGCTCTAGCTGGATTACGCTCTACTCGTCGTCAATTGTTCCAGTTGCAACGTCGGTATAACGTCGCATTCCCCATTTGGTTGGAGTATGATTTAGTTGCCTTGATAGAGCAGTGGGCACTGGGGGTAGAATGGTCAGACCTCTGCGCCAATACGAGTTTAGATGAAGGCGATGTTGTGCGACTATTACGCCGGACATTGGATTTATTATCTCAGGTACCCCACATTCCCCATCTAGCAGAACCTTTAAAACGCAATGCCCATCGCGCTACGCAGCTTCTAGACCGATTCCCAGTTAATGAAGTGGTTGAATAA
- a CDS encoding YggS family pyridoxal phosphate-dependent enzyme → MTSLIAERIAQVRQHLPASVKLIAVTKQVPALAMREAYNAGVRDFGESRIQEAASKQEQLQDLPDITWHLIGTLQSNKAKKALEQFQWIHSVDGLKLAQRLDRLAQQVSCQPQVCLQVKMLSDPNKSGWSVPELLNDLPELNQCSNLKIQGLMTIPPFGLNDSEILSVFERTRELADKIKQQNWSHIQMQQLSMGMSDDYKLAVQAGATMVRLGRILFGGRPTLQ, encoded by the coding sequence ATGACCAGTTTGATTGCTGAACGTATCGCCCAGGTTCGTCAACACCTTCCGGCTTCAGTCAAGCTGATTGCCGTTACTAAACAGGTGCCTGCTTTAGCCATGCGAGAAGCATACAACGCTGGAGTGCGGGATTTCGGCGAAAGTCGCATCCAAGAAGCAGCCAGCAAACAGGAGCAGCTGCAAGATCTGCCTGATATTACCTGGCACTTGATTGGAACTTTGCAAAGCAATAAAGCGAAAAAAGCCTTAGAACAATTTCAGTGGATTCATTCAGTAGACGGCTTGAAGTTAGCACAACGACTAGACCGACTGGCACAACAGGTGTCCTGCCAGCCTCAAGTTTGCCTACAGGTGAAAATGCTCAGCGATCCCAACAAATCTGGTTGGAGTGTACCTGAACTCCTGAACGATCTGCCTGAACTCAATCAATGCAGCAACCTAAAAATTCAAGGTTTGATGACAATTCCTCCCTTCGGGTTGAATGATTCAGAAATCCTGAGTGTCTTTGAGCGCACTCGCGAACTTGCCGATAAAATCAAGCAGCAAAATTGGTCCCATATTCAAATGCAGCAGTTGTCAATGGGAATGTCGGATGACTATAAACTGGCAGTTCAAGCTGGTGCGACGATGGTGCGGTTAGGACGCATTTTGTTTGGAGGAAGACCCACGCTTCAATAG
- a CDS encoding anthranilate synthase component I — protein sequence MNDPRFDLKLTPHLEPWYWRSLPLAGRTGSEVFAALFRRDATPSVATLLESPYPTPPNQGQLARYSICAGTPRLVNGCPQMWTPPLGEVLPFLQQLLQHQAGEAGEANSKQELSSAPTSLPFTGGWLGWLGYDLAWEIERLPRLKADPLPFPVAFWYEPECFAVLDHWNQTLWLATSTANQSDSLQNHLEQSPPAPPAPPAPPASPALFLTSQEEYETSVRRAKKYIQAGDIFQANLSLRFEAYTAADSWEIYQTLQQINPSPFASYWQTPWGAVISCSPERLVQLQSRQAQTRPIAGTRSRGITPEQDQQLAQELITNIKERAEHIMLVDLERNDLGRVCEWGSVTVNELLTIERYSHVMHLVSNITGSLRPNYNAVDLIRAIFPGGTITGCPKVRCMEIIEELEPVRRSLFYGSCGYLDWRGNLDLNILIRTLLFSTGGLNPNIVLPNKIVAKPAPTGSSLNIVWGQVGAGIVADSDPEREWYESLHKAQAQLTALKNSFVRFEQEMTRGYGDVPAK from the coding sequence ATGAATGACCCACGCTTTGACTTAAAACTCACTCCTCACTTAGAGCCTTGGTACTGGCGATCGCTTCCTCTAGCAGGTCGCACTGGTTCCGAGGTCTTCGCCGCTTTATTTCGCCGTGATGCTACTCCATCTGTAGCTACCCTGCTAGAAAGCCCCTACCCAACGCCTCCCAATCAAGGGCAACTGGCACGATATTCCATCTGTGCAGGCACTCCCCGCCTCGTAAATGGATGCCCGCAAATGTGGACACCACCGCTAGGAGAAGTTTTACCCTTTTTACAGCAGCTACTCCAACACCAAGCAGGGGAAGCAGGGGAGGCAAATTCAAAGCAAGAATTATCCTCTGCTCCCACATCTCTACCGTTCACAGGTGGTTGGTTGGGGTGGCTAGGCTACGACCTTGCTTGGGAGATTGAAAGATTACCCCGTCTTAAAGCTGACCCGCTGCCTTTCCCAGTCGCTTTCTGGTACGAACCAGAATGTTTCGCTGTCCTAGACCACTGGAATCAAACTCTGTGGCTAGCTACCTCTACTGCCAACCAATCAGACTCATTACAGAACCACCTAGAACAATCACCCCCTGCTCCCCCTGCTCCCCCTGCTCCCCCTGCTTCCCCTGCTCTCTTCCTCACCTCCCAAGAAGAATACGAAACATCTGTACGCCGCGCCAAAAAGTATATTCAGGCTGGGGATATCTTTCAGGCAAATCTTTCCTTGCGGTTTGAGGCTTACACAGCAGCTGACAGTTGGGAAATTTATCAGACATTGCAGCAGATTAACCCGTCCCCATTTGCTAGCTATTGGCAGACCCCTTGGGGTGCTGTAATCAGCTGTTCTCCCGAACGGTTGGTGCAGTTGCAAAGCCGTCAAGCCCAAACCCGACCGATCGCCGGGACGCGATCGCGTGGAATCACTCCAGAGCAAGATCAGCAGCTGGCACAAGAGTTGATTACAAATATTAAAGAAAGAGCTGAACATATCATGCTCGTTGATTTGGAACGCAATGATTTGGGGCGGGTGTGTGAATGGGGGTCTGTTACTGTCAATGAATTGCTGACGATTGAGCGATATAGCCACGTCATGCACCTCGTTAGCAACATCACCGGCAGTTTACGACCCAATTACAATGCCGTTGATCTGATTCGCGCCATTTTTCCTGGTGGTACTATCACTGGCTGCCCTAAAGTCCGCTGCATGGAAATTATTGAAGAACTAGAACCCGTGCGCCGCAGCTTATTTTACGGCTCCTGTGGCTATTTAGATTGGCGGGGTAATCTAGACTTGAATATTTTGATCCGCACTCTTCTATTTAGTACGGGCGGGTTAAATCCGAATATCGTGCTGCCAAATAAAATTGTGGCTAAACCCGCCCCTACGGGTTCATCACTCAATATTGTTTGGGGTCAAGTCGGAGCTGGAATTGTTGCAGATAGCGATCCTGAAAGAGAATGGTATGAATCTCTGCACAAAGCACAGGCACAACTAACAGCACTTAAGAACAGTTTTGTAAGGTTTGAACAAGAAATGACGCGGGGCTACGGGGACGTACCTGCAAAATAG